A genomic segment from Deltaproteobacteria bacterium encodes:
- a CDS encoding M48 family metallopeptidase, with protein sequence MKHICALIVAVLFFSACASAPYTGRSQVILVSEGQEVALGEEAYRHILRDSVVTRQAEAERIVRKVGERIARAAEKPEYKWEFSVINEPETVNAFAVPGGKVAVYTGIFGPARDEAGLAVVLGHEVAHALLRHPAERMSQGLLLQLGGVGLGVALGRNPALANQVLQAYGLGAGVGIALPFGRSQESEADRVGLILMAKAGYDPRVALELWERMEMGDKRKEGEKGSRPPEFLSTHPGYETRVKQIRAYLPEALSYSQQSSAKIENLPAPASLDTAAAKSERELLKRVQAINAYVQQQNGERPVVEALGYELRLNPQTIVQERHQLGIGYGQYAALRGVSYLGRGSINRVVDDYKRGRSWSEISEANGSRISELTVWVGDVIRTTNNRARDLRNQRPNQR encoded by the coding sequence ATGAAACATATTTGCGCGCTCATCGTTGCGGTCTTGTTTTTTTCGGCCTGTGCTTCCGCGCCTTATACCGGTCGCAGCCAAGTGATCTTGGTATCCGAGGGCCAGGAAGTGGCGTTGGGTGAAGAGGCCTATCGCCATATTCTACGCGACAGCGTCGTTACCCGTCAGGCCGAGGCTGAGCGGATCGTGCGCAAAGTGGGCGAACGCATCGCGCGCGCCGCCGAAAAGCCGGAATACAAATGGGAGTTTAGCGTCATCAACGAGCCGGAAACCGTCAATGCTTTCGCCGTACCGGGCGGCAAAGTTGCCGTGTACACGGGCATTTTCGGACCGGCGCGCGACGAGGCCGGTTTGGCCGTGGTGTTGGGGCACGAAGTTGCGCACGCGCTGTTGCGCCATCCCGCCGAACGCATGAGCCAGGGGTTGCTCTTGCAGCTGGGCGGCGTCGGTCTTGGTGTTGCCTTGGGACGTAACCCGGCGCTGGCCAATCAAGTGTTGCAGGCCTATGGCCTTGGCGCGGGAGTCGGCATTGCCCTGCCGTTTGGCCGCTCGCAGGAATCGGAAGCCGACCGAGTTGGGCTGATTCTGATGGCCAAAGCGGGCTACGACCCGCGCGTCGCGCTGGAACTTTGGGAGCGCATGGAGATGGGCGACAAGAGAAAGGAAGGGGAGAAGGGCAGCAGGCCGCCGGAGTTCCTTTCGACCCATCCGGGATATGAAACTCGTGTGAAACAAATCCGCGCGTATCTACCTGAAGCGCTGTCGTACTCTCAGCAGAGCAGCGCAAAAATCGAAAACTTGCCTGCGCCGGCGTCGCTGGATACGGCGGCGGCCAAGTCGGAGCGCGAGCTGCTCAAACGGGTGCAGGCCATCAATGCGTACGTCCAGCAACAAAACGGTGAACGGCCAGTGGTCGAGGCTTTAGGCTACGAGCTGCGCTTGAATCCGCAAACCATCGTGCAGGAGCGCCATCAGTTAGGCATCGGTTACGGTCAATATGCGGCGCTGCGCGGTGTCTCCTATCTCGGGCGCGGCTCGATTAACCGCGTGGTTGACGACTATAAGCGCGGTCGCTCTTGGTCCGAAATCAGCGAGGCCAACGGTAGCCGCATCAGCGAGCTCACGGTGTGGGTTGGCGACGTCATTCGCACCACCAACAACCGCGCCCGCGACCTGCGCAATCAGCGGCCTAACCAGCGCTGA
- a CDS encoding polysaccharide biosynthesis tyrosine autokinase, producing MKNRPIRQIEPQELQGRILVYQPNDLPMAQSRLTRAEETLRLRDYWHILLKHRWKIAACLLTALFLASIYLSLRRPVYTARATLFIERRAPQVVEIKQVLADSTEVDDTSFYQSQHEILRSRSLAAEVIRGLRLDRNPGFAGGSGFSAQAAFEGDSGVSVTNNQGQIVSTVDAGLIDRYEGMLQVEPIKRSRLVKIAITSPDPVLSAEMTNAHAQAFIQQGMKLRSQASQEARKFLEGKLVELKNRAQQSERALNEFRRSKGFVSLDEKENTVVDRLADLNKRLTDAEAERIGLEAQARLIRRRDYDSLPAVISNVLIQTLKGQLVTLEGQAANLATRYKDGYPPLAQLKSQIEETRERLTVQMKSVVEGINSAYLAAAAKEAELRGQVEKQKLAALALKDATVDYAILSREADTNNQLYDSVLERLKEISVAGEIPSSNISILDAAEVPRQPSGPQKRIAILFALAIGLLAGLGYAFAKEIFDNTLKTPADVERYLRLANLAVVPDYRSLTPAQTAWSFLNGRVDTTKELSISPLDTESIASDRRLSMVTESYRKLRTAIFFSQPDEPPKTLLVTSATTKEGKTITAVNTAIMLAQMGLKVLLIDADLRRPCCDQILDVWATEGLSDYLVGQDELDKIISPTKIANLALLSSGTIPPNPPELLGSKRMREMLEILKHRFDFVVIDTPPVIPVTDPVVVSTMVDGVLLVIGGQQTPRDLVQAAVAQLCDSQARILGVVLNRVDMRSAEYTDYFRYNYGTYYSRFSNFRAGA from the coding sequence ATGAAAAACCGACCGATCAGACAAATCGAACCGCAGGAACTCCAGGGCCGTATCCTGGTTTATCAACCCAATGATTTACCAATGGCGCAAAGCCGGCTGACCCGTGCCGAAGAAACCCTGCGCTTGCGCGACTACTGGCACATCTTGCTCAAACACCGCTGGAAAATCGCCGCTTGCCTGCTGACGGCGTTGTTCTTGGCTTCTATTTATCTTTCGTTGCGCCGTCCGGTATATACGGCGCGGGCAACCTTGTTCATCGAGCGACGCGCGCCGCAGGTCGTCGAAATCAAGCAGGTGCTCGCCGACTCCACCGAAGTGGACGACACGAGTTTCTATCAAAGCCAGCACGAAATCCTAAGGAGCCGTAGTCTTGCCGCCGAAGTTATTCGGGGGCTGCGCTTGGATCGCAATCCAGGTTTCGCGGGGGGCAGCGGCTTTAGCGCGCAAGCCGCGTTCGAGGGCGACAGCGGCGTGTCAGTGACGAATAATCAGGGGCAGATCGTTTCGACCGTCGATGCCGGGCTGATCGATCGCTATGAGGGGATGCTGCAGGTCGAGCCGATCAAGCGCAGCCGTTTGGTGAAGATCGCCATCACGAGTCCAGATCCGGTGCTTTCGGCCGAAATGACCAACGCCCATGCGCAGGCCTTTATTCAGCAGGGCATGAAACTGCGCTCACAGGCGAGTCAGGAAGCGCGCAAGTTTCTCGAGGGAAAACTCGTCGAGCTGAAAAACCGGGCGCAGCAGTCTGAAAGGGCGCTCAATGAGTTCCGCCGCAGCAAAGGTTTTGTCTCCCTCGATGAAAAAGAAAATACCGTGGTCGATCGGCTGGCCGATTTGAACAAGCGGCTGACCGACGCCGAGGCGGAGCGCATCGGGCTCGAAGCCCAAGCGCGCTTGATTCGCCGACGCGACTACGATTCGCTGCCGGCGGTGATCAGCAACGTTTTGATCCAAACACTGAAGGGGCAGTTGGTCACGCTCGAAGGCCAGGCCGCCAACCTGGCGACCCGCTACAAAGACGGTTACCCGCCGTTGGCGCAGTTGAAGTCGCAGATCGAAGAGACGCGCGAGCGTTTGACCGTGCAGATGAAGAGTGTGGTCGAAGGCATCAACTCGGCTTATCTCGCCGCTGCGGCGAAAGAAGCCGAGCTGCGCGGCCAGGTGGAAAAGCAGAAGTTGGCGGCCTTGGCATTGAAAGACGCGACCGTGGACTACGCGATTCTCTCGCGCGAAGCTGACACCAACAACCAGCTTTACGACAGTGTGCTCGAGCGGCTCAAGGAAATCAGCGTCGCCGGAGAAATTCCCAGCTCGAACATATCGATACTCGATGCCGCCGAAGTGCCGCGCCAGCCTTCCGGGCCGCAAAAAAGGATCGCCATTTTGTTTGCGCTCGCGATCGGGCTGCTGGCCGGGCTCGGCTACGCATTTGCGAAAGAAATTTTCGACAATACGCTCAAGACGCCTGCCGACGTCGAGCGCTATCTGCGGCTGGCGAACCTGGCGGTGGTGCCGGACTATCGCAGCTTGACCCCGGCGCAAACCGCGTGGAGTTTTCTCAACGGGCGTGTCGACACGACCAAAGAATTGAGCATCTCGCCGCTCGACACCGAAAGCATCGCCAGCGATCGCCGCCTGTCGATGGTCACCGAGTCCTATCGCAAACTGCGCACGGCGATCTTCTTCTCGCAGCCCGACGAGCCGCCGAAGACGCTGTTGGTCACGAGCGCGACGACCAAAGAAGGTAAGACGATTACGGCGGTGAACACGGCGATCATGCTGGCGCAGATGGGCCTCAAGGTGTTGTTGATCGATGCCGATCTGCGCCGGCCCTGCTGCGATCAAATCCTCGATGTGTGGGCCACCGAAGGGCTGTCGGACTATCTGGTCGGCCAAGATGAGCTCGACAAGATTATCAGCCCGACCAAGATTGCTAACTTGGCGCTGCTGAGCTCCGGGACGATCCCGCCGAATCCGCCGGAGCTTTTGGGTTCCAAACGCATGCGCGAGATGCTCGAAATCCTTAAGCACCGCTTCGATTTCGTGGTGATCGACACGCCGCCGGTCATTCCGGTGACCGATCCGGTCGTGGTCTCGACAATGGTCGACGGCGTGCTCTTGGTTATTGGCGGTCAACAAACACCGCGCGATCTGGTGCAGGCGGCGGTGGCGCAATTGTGCGACAGCCAAGCGCGGATTTTGGGCGTGGTGCTCAATCGCGTTGACATGCGCAGCGCCGAATACACCGATTATTTTCGCTATAACTACGGCACCTATTATTCGCGTTTTTCCAATTTCCGCGCCGGCGCTTGA
- the mraZ gene encoding division/cell wall cluster transcriptional repressor MraZ — translation MFTGTFQQTIDSKGRISVPVKFREVLNDPRIMITHFTMNGLNCLDVHPMAEWAKFAEQLGKQNPFDPNVIWFETFYIGAACECELDPQGRILVPPALRDEAGLKREIMLAGAIAKFRIFSREAWQEAKNNAKEKLMNDASELRRLSETMGRP, via the coding sequence ATGTTTACCGGAACTTTCCAGCAGACCATCGATAGCAAGGGACGGATTAGCGTTCCGGTGAAGTTCCGTGAAGTACTAAACGATCCGCGCATCATGATTACCCACTTTACCATGAATGGATTGAATTGTCTCGATGTTCATCCCATGGCCGAGTGGGCGAAGTTTGCCGAGCAACTTGGCAAACAGAATCCCTTCGATCCGAATGTGATTTGGTTCGAGACTTTTTACATTGGCGCGGCTTGTGAGTGTGAGCTCGACCCGCAGGGGCGCATACTGGTTCCGCCGGCGCTGCGCGATGAAGCGGGCTTGAAACGCGAGATCATGCTGGCCGGCGCCATCGCTAAGTTTCGTATCTTCAGTCGGGAGGCGTGGCAGGAAGCCAAGAACAACGCCAAGGAAAAACTGATGAATGATGCCAGTGAGCTTCGACGTTTGAGTGAAACCATGGGCCGTCCATGA
- a CDS encoding STAS domain-containing protein: protein MKGEPFMLQRKPLQDISVIDVAGDIDFREMIRIKDTIGGLIEKDRTKVVLNLRSVDHINYLSIGVLLERLKVLRNLNGDLKLAGMSPFLRDIFRVVGMDRFFEDYTSLEDAIESFDDDWEGDGTSH, encoded by the coding sequence ATGAAAGGGGAGCCATTCATGCTGCAGCGAAAACCGCTTCAAGATATCTCGGTGATCGACGTTGCCGGCGATATCGATTTTCGCGAAATGATCCGCATCAAAGACACCATCGGTGGATTGATCGAAAAGGACCGCACCAAAGTCGTGCTCAACCTGCGCTCGGTGGATCACATCAACTATCTTAGCATCGGCGTGTTGCTCGAGCGTTTGAAAGTGCTGCGCAATTTGAACGGCGATCTTAAGCTCGCCGGCATGAGTCCGTTTCTGCGCGATATCTTTCGCGTCGTCGGCATGGATCGATTTTTTGAAGACTACACTTCGTTGGAAGATGCCATCGAAAGTTTCGATGACGATTGGGAGGGTGACGGCACCAGCCATTGA
- the rsmH gene encoding 16S rRNA (cytosine(1402)-N(4))-methyltransferase RsmH translates to MMEPAHVTVMAREAIAFLQPQPGRRYLDGTLGGGGHAERILEESSPDGQVAGLDWDDMALDMAQRRLARFGSRFMARRASYAAAEQVLGDIGWGAVDGALLDLGLSSMQLDSAERGFSFRAEARLDMRMDKRQALDADEIVNRYSREALERILREYGEEPQARRLAQAMVDARAIRAIESTAELVELIVRVKGRGAREHHPATQVFQALRIAVNRELEQLENFLSDGYRLLAPRGRIVIISFHSLEDRLVKTAFRKWNATCLCPPRTPICGCGWARKARLLTRRAVKPQADEVQTNPRARSARLRAVERI, encoded by the coding sequence TTGATGGAACCGGCCCATGTCACGGTGATGGCGCGGGAAGCGATCGCTTTCTTGCAGCCGCAACCGGGTCGACGCTACTTGGATGGCACGCTGGGCGGGGGAGGTCACGCAGAGCGGATATTGGAGGAGAGCAGCCCGGACGGGCAGGTTGCAGGACTGGATTGGGACGATATGGCGCTCGACATGGCGCAACGACGCTTGGCGCGCTTTGGCTCGCGCTTCATGGCGCGGCGGGCGAGTTATGCGGCAGCTGAGCAAGTGCTAGGCGACATCGGCTGGGGCGCGGTGGACGGCGCGCTGCTCGATCTGGGCTTATCGTCAATGCAACTCGACAGCGCGGAACGCGGTTTCAGCTTTCGTGCCGAGGCGCGGCTCGACATGCGCATGGACAAGCGCCAAGCACTCGACGCCGACGAGATCGTCAATCGTTATTCGCGCGAAGCGCTCGAGCGCATTCTGCGCGAATACGGCGAGGAGCCGCAGGCGCGCCGTCTCGCCCAAGCGATGGTTGACGCGCGGGCGATCCGGGCGATCGAAAGCACTGCCGAGTTAGTCGAATTGATTGTGCGCGTCAAAGGGCGCGGCGCGCGCGAGCATCATCCGGCGACGCAAGTTTTTCAAGCGCTGCGCATCGCCGTCAATCGCGAGCTTGAGCAGTTGGAAAATTTTCTCAGCGACGGCTATCGGCTGCTGGCGCCGCGCGGGCGAATAGTCATTATCTCGTTTCACTCTTTGGAAGATCGCTTGGTGAAGACCGCTTTTCGTAAATGGAACGCCACTTGTCTTTGTCCGCCGCGCACACCGATCTGCGGTTGTGGCTGGGCGCGCAAGGCCAGGTTGCTAACCCGCCGCGCCGTCAAGCCGCAAGCTGACGAGGTGCAAACCAACCCGCGGGCGCGCTCGGCGCGTCTGCGCGCGGTGGAAAGGATATGA
- the ftsL gene encoding cell division protein FtsL yields the protein MTMAGTAQAQLQLAPARRRGRADGASRQRKRRYHLSIFGLALALVVVVLMHVWLRLQVVHMGYALSSTAKLQQQLEQEQRELKVELTSLTSPDRLEAMARQRLGLTPPEKGQVIVLP from the coding sequence ATGACCATGGCCGGCACTGCCCAAGCGCAACTCCAGCTCGCTCCGGCGCGGCGCCGCGGGCGCGCCGACGGCGCGTCGCGCCAACGCAAGCGGCGCTACCATCTGTCAATCTTCGGTCTGGCACTGGCGCTGGTCGTGGTGGTCCTGATGCATGTCTGGCTGCGCCTGCAAGTCGTGCACATGGGCTATGCGCTGTCGAGCACGGCCAAATTGCAGCAGCAGCTCGAACAGGAGCAGCGCGAGTTGAAGGTCGAACTGACGAGCTTGACTTCGCCGGATCGTTTGGAAGCGATGGCGCGCCAGCGATTAGGCCTAACACCGCCTGAGAAAGGGCAGGTTATCGTATTGCCATGA
- a CDS encoding PASTA domain-containing protein, protein MRRALRANRRRLICSWVLFGLFFVAVAGRAFQLQILQGEDLKRLGARQHLKEWIVLPKRGSVYDRAGEALALSSEAQSVYARPRRIDNPTEVSRSLAKILHLNVNEVRAKLESDKPFIWIKRQIAAAEAEKMQALKVDGLGMSFEPNRYYPQGQLAGHVLGFVNRDSDGMEGLELRYNNFVRGESGSSMAERDALGRRVLVQGVEGLQIPPGGDLHLTLDMSIQHLAEKELEATIVKHRAKAGVAIVVEPHTGEVLALANYPFFNPNDFSKQSASERRNRAVTDSFEPGSTFKTMLAAAALEEDVVGKEDLFYCEMGKYAYGGRLIHDSHPHGWLPFHKVLQVSSNIGFTKVAQKMNRERYFRYIEKFGFGKTTGIDLPGEVPGLLRRVESWSQVDLATHAYGQGIATTPMQMAMAYAAIANGGFLMRPYVVRRVLGPKGEVLQENQPQVVRRVISEKTAKLVASMLKGVTTEGGTGTSASVEGFDVAGKTGTSQKADLIHGGYSKKRIASFVGFVPADSPRFVILVLVDEPEGAVYGGVVAAPAFQNIARGALRHRGVAPKHHEAIPSKVVQEQAQGQPVLKRAALKEAAPERSDGAATPDFVGLSLREAVDKARSLNVRVKMQGAGYVVRQSPAPGGRWGSDNVLVLKLEG, encoded by the coding sequence ATGAGAAGAGCGCTGCGCGCCAACCGTCGCCGCTTGATCTGTTCCTGGGTATTGTTCGGACTATTTTTTGTTGCGGTGGCCGGCCGCGCCTTTCAGCTGCAGATCTTGCAGGGCGAAGACCTTAAGCGCCTGGGCGCGCGCCAGCACTTGAAAGAATGGATCGTGCTGCCCAAACGCGGCTCGGTCTACGACCGCGCCGGCGAGGCGCTGGCTCTGAGCTCAGAGGCGCAGTCGGTCTACGCCCGGCCGCGCCGGATCGACAATCCCACCGAGGTGAGCCGCAGCCTCGCCAAGATTCTGCATCTCAACGTTAACGAGGTGCGCGCCAAGCTCGAATCGGACAAACCGTTTATCTGGATCAAGCGGCAAATCGCCGCGGCGGAAGCCGAAAAAATGCAAGCGCTCAAAGTTGACGGGCTTGGCATGTCGTTTGAGCCCAATCGCTATTATCCGCAGGGGCAATTGGCCGGTCACGTGCTGGGATTCGTCAACCGCGACTCCGATGGCATGGAAGGCCTGGAATTGCGCTATAATAATTTTGTCCGCGGTGAAAGCGGTTCGTCGATGGCAGAACGCGATGCACTAGGCCGGCGCGTCTTGGTCCAAGGCGTCGAAGGGTTGCAGATTCCGCCCGGCGGCGATCTGCATTTGACGCTCGACATGTCGATCCAACACCTGGCGGAAAAAGAGCTTGAAGCGACGATCGTCAAGCATCGCGCTAAAGCCGGCGTGGCGATCGTGGTCGAACCGCACACCGGCGAAGTGTTGGCGCTCGCCAACTACCCGTTCTTCAACCCGAATGATTTTTCTAAACAGTCGGCGAGCGAGCGGCGCAACCGCGCCGTCACCGACAGCTTCGAGCCCGGCTCGACGTTCAAAACCATGCTGGCGGCGGCGGCGCTGGAGGAAGATGTCGTCGGCAAAGAGGATCTTTTTTACTGCGAGATGGGCAAATACGCTTACGGCGGACGGCTGATTCACGACAGCCATCCGCACGGTTGGCTGCCATTCCACAAGGTGCTGCAGGTGTCGAGCAATATTGGCTTCACCAAAGTTGCGCAAAAAATGAATCGCGAGCGCTATTTTCGTTACATCGAAAAATTTGGCTTCGGCAAAACCACAGGCATCGACTTGCCCGGCGAAGTTCCCGGCCTGCTACGCCGCGTGGAGTCGTGGTCGCAGGTCGATCTAGCGACCCATGCTTACGGTCAGGGCATTGCGACAACGCCCATGCAAATGGCCATGGCCTACGCGGCCATCGCCAATGGCGGGTTTCTCATGCGACCCTACGTCGTGCGCCGGGTCCTCGGTCCCAAGGGCGAGGTGCTGCAGGAAAACCAACCGCAGGTTGTGCGCCGAGTGATTTCCGAAAAAACCGCGAAGCTCGTCGCTTCCATGCTCAAAGGCGTTACCACCGAAGGCGGCACCGGAACCAGCGCGAGCGTCGAAGGCTTTGACGTCGCCGGCAAGACCGGCACCTCGCAGAAAGCCGATCTGATCCACGGCGGCTACAGCAAGAAGCGCATCGCTTCATTCGTCGGCTTCGTGCCGGCCGATTCGCCACGCTTCGTCATTTTAGTTTTAGTCGATGAGCCCGAAGGGGCGGTCTACGGCGGCGTCGTGGCGGCGCCGGCGTTTCAAAACATCGCCCGCGGCGCGCTGCGGCACCGGGGGGTGGCGCCGAAGCATCACGAGGCGATTCCATCGAAGGTGGTTCAGGAACAGGCGCAGGGGCAGCCGGTGCTCAAACGCGCGGCGCTCAAAGAAGCGGCGCCAGAGCGCAGCGACGGGGCAGCAACCCCCGATTTCGTCGGCTTGAGTTTGCGCGAGGCCGTCGACAAGGCGCGCTCTCTGAACGTGCGCGTCAAAATGCAGGGTGCGGGCTACGTCGTTAGGCAATCGCCGGCACCTGGGGGACGTTGGGGCAGCGATAATGTTTTGGTGTTGAAACTCGAAGGTTGA
- a CDS encoding UDP-N-acetylmuramoyl-L-alanyl-D-glutamate--2,6-diaminopimelate ligase yields MRIRDFLAVDTIEESHGDLEQEVSGLTYDSRQAGPGRVFFAMAGVKADGHDFVKEVFARGAAAVVVERSDVCPAGATWVRVASTRRALALWSARFYSHPTAELPLVGVTGTNGKTTVTYLVEAILRAAGLEPGVIGTVNYRYCGRELPSHHTTPEALDLQALLVEMRRGGATAVAMEVSSHALAQDRVRGLEFDVAVFTNLSRDHLDYHRDMDDYFLAKSKLFTDHLQHSRKAKKAAVIYGADPRGQDLLATVRGLGLESWSYGVEKPWDVHAVDVQSDVSGLRGKIAVKDRRFDFASPLVGAANLQNILGAVAVGFALRLPEEKIFAGVGDLKRVPGRLEKVEQSLGISILVDYAHTPDALEKVLGAVRPLTRGKVITVFGCGGDRDRGKRPLMGEIAGRLSDVAVLTSDNPRTEEPLAILDEVEAGIRKTAMKKFRISGSEFRVEHQTNDPAKPETRNPKPETISGYCVEADRRAAIGIALELALPGDVVLIAGKGHEDYQILGTTKIHFDDREVAREEAGRRAGA; encoded by the coding sequence ATGCGCATCAGGGATTTTCTCGCAGTCGATACTATCGAGGAGAGCCACGGCGACTTAGAGCAGGAGGTAAGCGGTCTAACGTACGATTCGCGGCAAGCGGGTCCTGGGCGAGTTTTTTTCGCCATGGCGGGGGTCAAAGCGGATGGCCACGACTTCGTCAAAGAGGTTTTTGCGCGCGGCGCCGCGGCGGTGGTCGTCGAGCGCTCGGACGTTTGTCCCGCGGGCGCGACCTGGGTGCGGGTTGCTAGCACGCGCCGCGCGCTGGCCCTGTGGAGCGCGCGTTTCTACAGTCACCCGACCGCCGAGTTGCCGTTGGTCGGCGTCACCGGCACCAACGGCAAGACGACCGTCACCTACTTGGTCGAAGCGATTCTGCGCGCCGCCGGGCTGGAGCCAGGGGTGATCGGCACGGTCAACTATCGCTATTGCGGCCGCGAGCTGCCGTCGCATCACACCACGCCCGAAGCGCTCGACCTGCAGGCGCTCCTGGTTGAAATGCGCCGCGGCGGCGCCACCGCGGTGGCGATGGAGGTTTCTTCGCATGCGCTGGCGCAGGATCGCGTGCGCGGTTTGGAATTCGACGTTGCGGTGTTTACCAACTTGTCGCGCGATCATCTCGACTATCATCGCGACATGGACGACTACTTTTTGGCTAAGAGCAAACTGTTCACCGATCATTTACAGCACAGCCGCAAAGCGAAAAAAGCGGCGGTGATTTATGGCGCCGACCCGCGGGGGCAAGATCTCTTGGCCACCGTGCGTGGCTTGGGTTTGGAGTCGTGGAGTTATGGCGTGGAAAAACCTTGGGATGTGCACGCTGTCGACGTCCAAAGCGATGTCAGTGGGTTGCGCGGCAAAATCGCAGTCAAGGATCGACGGTTCGATTTTGCTTCGCCGCTGGTCGGCGCCGCCAATTTGCAAAATATCCTCGGTGCGGTGGCCGTCGGTTTCGCGCTCCGGCTGCCGGAAGAAAAAATCTTCGCCGGGGTGGGCGATCTGAAAAGAGTGCCGGGACGATTGGAAAAGGTCGAGCAGTCGCTGGGGATATCGATCCTCGTCGACTACGCGCATACGCCGGATGCCTTGGAAAAAGTATTGGGCGCGGTGCGGCCGTTGACGCGCGGCAAAGTGATTACCGTGTTCGGTTGCGGCGGCGACCGCGACCGCGGCAAGCGGCCGTTGATGGGCGAGATCGCCGGCCGCTTGAGCGATGTGGCGGTGCTGACATCGGACAACCCGCGCACTGAAGAGCCGCTGGCGATCCTCGACGAAGTGGAGGCCGGGATCAGAAAGACGGCTATGAAGAAGTTTCGGATTTCGGGTTCCGAGTTTCGTGTTGAGCATCAAACGAACGACCCTGCAAAACCCGAAACTCGAAACCCAAAACCTGAAACCATTTCAGGCTATTGCGTTGAAGCCGACCGGCGCGCCGCGATTGGCATCGCCCTTGAGCTGGCGCTGCCCGGCGACGTGGTGTTGATCGCCGGCAAGGGGCACGAGGATTACCAAATCCTGGGAACGACGAAAATACATTTTGACGATCGCGAAGTCGCGCGTGAAGAAGCCGGACGGCGCGCCGGTGCGTAG
- a CDS encoding UDP-N-acetylmuramoyl-tripeptide--D-alanyl-D-alanine ligase, which produces MGWKLEEILAATGGRIEREGTLTVLGEVITDSSKVSKGAVFVALKGERLDGHDFAAAAVRGGAACVIAHRALKKTAVRGATVVRVPDTLRALGDLAHHRREKLAPQVLAITGSNGKTTTKEMVAAILEEANIGGQRLRGKVLKTEGNFNNLVGLPLTLLRLRPEHKVAVVEAGTNQPGEIARLGEIADPDCAIITSVAAAHLEGLSSLAGVAREKGALYKKVRSGGTLAVNLDDARVRQLGARATQRKITYGARGQVRALDVRLRRGRGMQFALQAQQRRCRVQLNYLGRHNVTNALGAAALTLAAGVSLPAIQRGLAKARPFAMRMQTSSWRGVTIINDAYNANPASMKAALQTLAEIGMKGQRIAVLGDMFELGKKSRQEHLLLGKEIARSGIERVYLLGKEAAAVRRGGESAGMSAERITIGSDHGDIAEQLRARLKAGDALLVKGSRGMAMEKVLQSLQSQGLRG; this is translated from the coding sequence ATGGGCTGGAAGCTAGAGGAGATTTTAGCCGCCACCGGCGGCCGCATTGAGCGAGAAGGAACACTGACCGTGTTGGGTGAGGTGATCACCGATTCGAGCAAAGTAAGCAAAGGCGCGGTGTTCGTGGCGCTCAAGGGCGAGCGCTTAGACGGCCACGATTTCGCAGCTGCCGCCGTGCGCGGCGGCGCTGCCTGCGTGATCGCCCATCGCGCGCTGAAAAAAACCGCGGTGCGCGGCGCCACCGTCGTGCGCGTGCCGGACACGCTGCGCGCGCTCGGTGATCTGGCGCACCATCGACGCGAGAAGCTGGCGCCGCAGGTGCTCGCCATCACCGGTTCCAACGGCAAGACGACGACGAAAGAAATGGTAGCGGCAATCCTCGAAGAGGCGAATATCGGCGGCCAGCGGCTGCGCGGCAAGGTGCTCAAGACCGAAGGCAATTTCAACAACCTGGTCGGCCTGCCGCTGACTCTGCTGCGGCTGCGGCCCGAGCACAAAGTAGCGGTGGTCGAGGCCGGCACGAACCAGCCCGGTGAGATTGCGCGCTTGGGTGAAATCGCCGATCCCGATTGCGCGATCATCACTTCAGTGGCGGCGGCGCATCTCGAAGGTTTGAGTAGCTTGGCCGGGGTCGCGCGCGAGAAAGGCGCGCTCTACAAGAAAGTCCGCAGCGGCGGCACGCTCGCCGTCAATCTTGACGATGCGCGGGTGCGCCAGCTCGGCGCGCGCGCGACGCAGCGCAAAATCACCTACGGCGCGCGCGGTCAGGTGCGCGCGCTCGACGTCCGGCTGCGCCGCGGGCGCGGCATGCAGTTTGCCTTGCAAGCTCAGCAGCGGCGCTGCCGCGTGCAGTTGAACTATTTAGGCCGGCACAACGTGACCAATGCGTTGGGGGCGGCAGCGCTGACGCTGGCCGCCGGGGTTTCTTTGCCGGCGATTCAACGCGGCTTGGCCAAGGCGCGGCCCTTCGCCATGCGCATGCAAACCAGCTCTTGGCGCGGCGTGACGATTATCAACGACGCCTACAACGCCAATCCGGCGTCGATGAAAGCGGCGCTGCAGACCTTGGCGGAGATCGGTATGAAGGGACAGCGGATCGCGGTTTTGGGCGACATGTTCGAGCTGGGTAAGAAGAGCCGGCAGGAGCACCTGCTGCTCGGCAAAGAAATTGCTCGCTCGGGAATCGAACGGGTTTATCTGCTCGGTAAAGAAGCCGCGGCGGTGCGGCGCGGCGGCGAGAGCGCCGGCATGAGCGCCGAGCGTATTACGATCGGCAGCGATCACGGCGACATCGCCGAGCAACTACGCGCTCGGCTCAAGGCGGGCGATGCACTTTTGGTCAAAGGTTCACGCGGCATGGCGATGGAAAAGGTTTTGCAATCACTGCAGAGCCAGGGATTGAGAGGGTAG